The following coding sequences are from one Lolium rigidum isolate FL_2022 chromosome 6, APGP_CSIRO_Lrig_0.1, whole genome shotgun sequence window:
- the LOC124659592 gene encoding subtilisin-like protease yields MAAFSNFILTLLLFVTLFFTPGLCYINPAIERAQCITAETSAYRTYIVLVDPPRSSAREEDHRRWHESFLLGSCGGESGKLRLLHSYTQVFSGFAARLTGAELDAVAKKPGFVRAFPERTLQLMTTHTPEFLGLRNGTGFWTNAKYGKGVIVGLLDTGIYAAHPSFDDHGVPPPPSRWKGSCKMAGCNNKLIGAKSLVGNEDPDDTSGHGTHTSSIVAGNFVPGASYHGIGTSTAVGIAPGAHIAMYKVCKNDGCDDSAILAGLDAAIKDGVDVLSLSLGFGKGVRFDQDPIAIGAFSAISKGITVVCAAGNEGPTSGFLSNDAPWLLTVAAGSVDRSFRAEVCLGNGKRIYGQALTQEAKPSSKSYPLIFSEKFRYCEYDEDNAIVGKILVCESMSEKNQYYKIPHLMIAGAAGVVLFNNKVNGYTIDLLGLQLRSGAVTEVDGAILTSYVSSPGTNSVAAITYNNTLVGIHPAPVVASFSSRGPSTIDAGVLKPDILAPGLNILAAWRREMGSTWEPYNIISGTSMATPHVSGVVALIKSIHPTWSPAAIKSAILTTSDIVDSRGGPILDHRYMKASAYDTGAGHVNPTRAADPGLVYDLSIGDYAGYICWLLGDHGLATIMPKHNSSLNCATLPKIKNTQLNYPMITVLVTSMPFTVNRTVTNVGPSKSTYTVKVDASKSMVVHVFPEKLTFSKVGEKKTFSLTSEQSRGG; encoded by the coding sequence ATGGCTGCGTTTTCCAATTTCATACTGACACTTCTGTTATTCGTCACCCTCTTTTTTACACCCGGGTTGTGCTACATCAACCCAGCTATCGAACGGGCACAATGTATCACCGCAGAAACCTCTGCATATCGCACTTACATCGTGCTTGTCGATCCACCGCGCTCGAGTGCCAGGGAGGAGGATCACCGCCGATGGCATGAGTCTTTCTTGCTAGGCTCGTGTGGCGGTGAATCTGGCAAGCTACGTCTTCTCCACTCCTACACCCAAGTATTTAGCGGCTTTGCCGCGAGGCTCACAGGGGCTGAGCTCGATGCGGTGGCCAAGAAGCCAGGGTTCGTGCGAGCGTTCCCGGAGCGAACACTGCAACTCATGACCACGCACACACCCGAGTTCCTAGGTCTGAGGAATGGCACTGGGTTCTGGACCAACGCCAAATATGGGAAGGGAGTTATCGTCGGGTTGCTGGACACCGGCATCTATGCAGCACACCCTTCCTTCGATGACCATGGCGTCCCACCACCCCCATCACGGTGGAAGGGGTCGTGCAAGATGGCCGGCTGCAACAACAAACTTATTGGTGCCAAGTCACTTGTTGGGAACGAGGATCCTGATGACACATCGGGGCATGGGACTCACACCTCATCCATAGTCGCCGGGAACTTCGTCCCTGGCGCATCATATCATGGCATCGGCACAAGCACCGCTGTTGGAATAGCTCCTGGAGCCCACATCGCCATGTACAAGGTATGCAAAAATGATGGATGTGATGATTCTGCCATACTGGCTGGACTGGATGCGGCCATCAAGGATGGGGTGGATGTCCTCTCACTATCCCTTGGCTTCGGCAAGGGTGTGCGCTTTGATCAGGACCCCATCGCCATCGGCGCGTTTAGTGCCATATCCAAGGGCATCACCGTGGTGTGTGCGGCTGGCAATGAAGGTCCCACGTCAGGCTTTCTCAGCAATGATGCTCCATGGTTGCTCACGGTCGCCGCCGGCTCGGTGGATCGGAGCTTTCGTGCCGAAGTGTGTCTTGGCAATGGCAAGCGTATCTATGGACAAGCGCTTACCCAGGAAGCTAAACCAAGCTCAAAGTCATATCCTCTCATCTTCTCCGAGAAATTTCGGTACTGCGAATATGACGAGGACAATGCCATCGTCGGTAAGATCCTTGTTTGTGAAAGCATGTCGGAGAAGAATCAGTACTATAAGATCCCCCACTTAATGATTGCTGGCGCGGCTGGTGTGGTGTTATTCAATAACAAGGTCAATGGCTACACCATAGATCTTCTCGGATTACAACTCCGCAGTGGTGCAGTAACCGAGGTCGATGGTGCCATCCTCACATCTTATGTGTCGTCGCCAGGGACCAACTCGGTGGCTGCTATCACGTACAACAACACATTGGTTGGTATCCACCCGGCCCCCGTCGTAGCGTCGTTCTCTTCCCGAGGTCCAAGCACGATCGACGCCGGTGTGCTCAAGCCAGATATATTGGCACCAGGGCTCAATATCCTAGCCGCATGGCGGCGAGAGATGGGATCTACATGGGAACCTTATAACATCATATCCGGCACTTCCATGGCAACTCCACACGTTAGTGGTGTCGTCGCGCTTATCAAGAGCATACATCCTACCTGGTCACCGGCTGCCATCAAGTCTGCCATCTTGACAACATCAGACATCGTCGATAGCAGAGGTGGACCGATCTTGGACCATCGATACATGAAAGCGAGTGCATATGACACAGGAGCTGGACATGTGAACCCCACCAGAGCAGCTGACCCTGGTCTAGTGTACGACCTTAGCATTGGTGACTATGCAGGTTATATTTGTTGGCTCCTTGGCGACCATGGCCTGGCAACCATCATGCCGAAGCACAACTCAAGCCTGAATTGCGCAACGCTACCAAAGATCAAGAACACGCAGCTCAACTACCCGATGATTACGGTGCTCGTGACGTCGATGCCATTCACCGTGAATCGAACGGTGACGAATGTCGGACCATCAAAGTCGACCTATACGGTGAAGGTGGATGCATCCAAGTCAATGGTGGTGCATGTCTTTCCGGAGAAGCTGACGTTCTCCAAGGTTGGAGAGAAGAAAACATTTAGCTTGACAAGTGAGCAGTCACGTGGTGGGTAA